One genomic region from Bacillus aquiflavi encodes:
- a CDS encoding amino acid adenylation domain-containing protein, translating into MGFSKQVLLNSGKYQKEKDYWKEKLSGHFSSSTLPRDHIYSEQDEPIAEAIQLKIPDTIFRKIHTIANGSELGTFLIVSTAINAALYQYSTDEDVVIGVPVFKQKHDGDYLNDKLVIRSNINDDMTWKELLSQVQQSVKEANEHQNFPYEELVKLLKNSHSMDSLFKLLLVFDNLHHNVINNTLDHDLMISFHFTELELTSTVRYRGDLYKRATIKRFFQQIVVALAHFCENINEKVAAVELMTEDEKNQILYQFNHPTGIQSNHQTTIHQLFQKAVSDHPKQTAVIFKDNEVTYEEINVKANQLARKLQSLGVKQNDYVGIMVDPSIEMIIGILSILKAGAAYVPIDPLYPAKRINLMINDSAIKVLLSSSMLKHQLEDLDYSHEVVMLDHNEIYTGESTNLTITNPEDTAYIIYTSGSTGKPKGVCIDHKSAVHYINCFINEFQVNNEDSVLLHSSFAFDASIEQLFPILLVGGRLVVPQKEELMDIPCLVELIEKQSVSIVSSSPLILNEFNKQQNLNSMRIFIRGGDVLRKEHISNLLSYSTVYNTYGPTEATVCATFHKIKKEETGKILIGRPIQDKNIYILNSKRKLLPIGVPGEIYISGKGLSKGYLNEPELTNDHFVDNPFIPGEKMYKTGDIGRWMHDGTIEFIGRIGGQVNIRGYRIELEEIEKTLLNHHHIQEAIVTKQSNTEDHDVLCVYYISKSDLSAVQLEEYLREHLPEFMIPTDFIALDKFPTTVNGKLDYHALPKPNFSRSTAYKKPRNLIEKSLVKIWSDVLEIKEEDIGIEDDFFKLGGHSLKATIVAAKIFKELHVEIPIKKLFQTPNIKSLADDIQTVQKSKYDPIKPLNKQQFYATSPAQNRLLAIAKLDESSVNYNISGAFVIKGSLDKSRFEQAFHSLVQRHESLRTSFQYIDFEAKQIINEKINYKIEFLKASERELPIIFSHFIKPFHLESTPLFRVMLIEFEKNKYLFLIDIHHIISDGYSVDLMIEDFVQLYEGKELPELQIQYKDYAAWQNNFLESEKVQRQEQYWLNQFAEEYPVLQLPTDYKRPLVKGYEGDSISVKIGKELMNKMRRIAAEKGTTLFMLSLAAYNILLAKYSDQEDIIVGSPISGRNHPDVENIIGMFVNTLALRNFPKKEKTFSEFLEEVKQSTLDAFEHQDYPFEMLVKKLNVPRDTSRNPLFDTMFTLQQSSNSEVSIDGLQFSPWEMETNVSKFDLSLYLTETEEGLQAQFEYSTGLFKKESIERLSEHFIKILETIVKSPHIRLAEIEMLTDEEKNLLLYDFNQTEYDHQNKFLLHELFEKQAERIPDQEALRFGDRSMTYKELNEQANQLARKLRKQGVKAESLVSVVMDRSFEMVKSVLAILKAGGAYLPIDPHHPRKRIETIMKDSRTCLLLTQDKYKETLRAYHENMIVVDDRKDDEEEVTDLNRVNNGEHLAYVIYTSGSTGTPKGVMIEHRNVLNTLLGLQRKFPINDGDAYLLKAPFIFDASVVELFGWMIAGGRLVILEPEMEKDPAEIFSVIQKEQVTHVNFVPSMLQAFIDMIADEQLKELTNLKYIFIGGEALTPKLAKLAKELLPYTQLFNLYGPTEACIYTTGYSLNNHNLETSILPIGKPLQNTEVYIVNNEDKLQPIGIPGELCICGKGVARGYLYDQERTKEKFIANPYKENAILYKTGDLVRWLPNGNIEYLGRKDFQIKIRGNRVEIGEIEYCLMQREAVREAVVVDREDNQGRKYLCAYIVADVEWSNREWSQYMAEKLPDYMIPAHFIHLDKMPLSPNGKLDRKALPKEETFINEQEYVAPRNEVEKQLVQIWSEVLAIEGNKIGVTHDFFELGGHSLNAITLLTKINEKFNKEINLREIFRMSTIESMAVHIIKSEQFMHKPIEKAPKKEYYPLSYVQQRLFILEQTKQMGTSYNMPVLLEIEGDLDIHRLEETLNKLIKRHEAFRTSFHFLNGKFVQRVHSMIPFSLEYEVMRESNIYTNIEKLIEPFDLEKAPLIRAKLFKVGDAKFILCLDVHHIVADGFSLQILLNEIIRIYDGERLPDNSLQYKDYAVWQQSSDFNKQLRKQEMYWRDLYKGDIPVDTIPVDFPRSNSSSNGRKVFYYPMNEETSKGLMKICKEYKTTLFQTFFTLYTILVSKYTNSDDVIIGTPTAGRTHVDVENIVGMFVNTLAIRNQPKADMTFKDFLYKVKENTMLAFENQDYPYEMLLENLQVHDLIRSQGIINTMFIYKEDKINHSFSNIAGLKLKEYPYESGKAKFDLTVNAIKSEDIFNLHLVYKDNLFKEETIKQMAQNIDSIAKQVVQDINIKIANIKIEKNQTAEEISFPEDLTFSF; encoded by the coding sequence ATGGGTTTTTCGAAACAAGTATTATTAAATAGCGGTAAATATCAAAAAGAAAAGGACTACTGGAAAGAAAAGCTATCAGGTCACTTTTCATCAAGCACGTTGCCTAGAGATCATATTTACAGCGAGCAAGACGAACCAATTGCTGAGGCAATACAATTAAAAATACCAGATACAATTTTTAGGAAAATTCATACAATTGCTAACGGTTCAGAACTTGGAACATTTTTAATCGTTTCTACAGCGATTAATGCAGCTTTATATCAATATTCAACCGATGAAGATGTTGTAATAGGGGTTCCTGTTTTTAAACAAAAACATGATGGAGATTATTTAAATGATAAGCTCGTCATTAGAAGTAACATAAACGACGATATGACTTGGAAGGAATTACTTTCTCAAGTTCAGCAATCAGTTAAAGAAGCAAATGAGCATCAAAATTTTCCTTATGAGGAATTAGTTAAACTATTAAAAAATTCTCATTCAATGGATTCATTATTTAAGTTGCTATTGGTATTTGATAATTTACACCACAATGTTATAAACAATACGCTAGATCACGATTTAATGATTTCCTTTCATTTTACTGAGCTTGAATTAACGTCAACCGTTCGTTATCGTGGAGACCTATACAAGCGCGCGACAATCAAGAGGTTTTTTCAACAAATCGTCGTTGCTTTAGCCCATTTTTGCGAAAATATTAATGAGAAAGTAGCGGCAGTTGAGTTAATGACTGAAGACGAAAAAAATCAAATTTTATATCAGTTTAATCATCCAACAGGGATTCAATCTAATCATCAAACTACTATACACCAATTGTTTCAAAAAGCTGTCAGCGATCATCCTAAACAGACCGCGGTCATTTTCAAGGATAACGAAGTAACATATGAAGAGATTAACGTAAAAGCAAACCAATTAGCGCGAAAATTACAAAGCTTAGGTGTAAAGCAAAATGATTATGTTGGAATAATGGTCGATCCTTCAATTGAAATGATCATCGGAATCCTTTCTATTTTAAAAGCTGGTGCTGCATATGTGCCTATCGATCCTTTATATCCGGCTAAAAGAATTAATTTAATGATTAACGATAGCGCGATAAAAGTATTACTTTCTTCATCAATGCTAAAACACCAACTGGAAGATTTAGATTACAGTCATGAAGTCGTAATGCTAGATCATAATGAAATTTATACGGGGGAATCAACAAATTTAACGATAACGAATCCAGAGGATACAGCATATATCATTTATACATCTGGATCAACAGGAAAGCCAAAGGGAGTATGTATTGATCATAAAAGTGCAGTTCATTATATTAACTGTTTTATTAATGAATTTCAGGTGAACAATGAAGACTCTGTTTTATTACATTCATCGTTTGCATTTGATGCATCTATTGAACAATTATTTCCAATACTTTTAGTAGGTGGAAGATTAGTAGTTCCGCAAAAAGAAGAATTAATGGATATCCCGTGTCTAGTAGAATTGATTGAAAAACAAAGTGTTTCTATTGTAAGCAGTTCTCCATTAATTTTAAATGAATTTAACAAACAACAAAACCTAAATAGTATGAGGATATTTATTAGGGGGGGAGATGTGTTAAGAAAAGAACATATTTCAAACCTATTATCCTATTCAACTGTGTACAATACATATGGTCCTACAGAAGCAACTGTATGTGCTACATTCCATAAAATAAAAAAAGAAGAGACAGGGAAAATATTAATCGGACGGCCTATTCAAGATAAGAATATATATATCCTTAACAGTAAAAGGAAGCTACTACCTATAGGAGTTCCGGGTGAGATCTATATCTCTGGAAAAGGATTATCAAAAGGGTATTTAAATGAACCAGAGTTGACGAATGATCATTTTGTAGACAATCCATTTATTCCTGGTGAAAAGATGTATAAAACAGGTGATATCGGAAGATGGATGCACGATGGAACAATTGAGTTTATTGGTAGAATTGGTGGCCAGGTGAATATAAGAGGATATCGAATCGAGTTAGAGGAAATAGAGAAAACATTACTAAATCATCATCATATTCAAGAAGCTATCGTCACTAAACAAAGCAATACAGAAGATCATGATGTACTATGTGTGTATTATATTTCTAAAAGTGATCTTTCTGCGGTACAACTAGAAGAATATTTAAGAGAGCATTTACCAGAGTTTATGATCCCGACGGATTTTATAGCTTTAGATAAGTTTCCAACTACAGTTAATGGAAAGTTAGATTATCATGCACTACCTAAACCAAATTTCTCAAGAAGTACAGCTTATAAAAAACCAAGGAATTTAATAGAAAAGTCTCTTGTGAAAATATGGTCCGATGTATTAGAAATAAAAGAAGAGGATATTGGTATAGAGGATGATTTCTTTAAATTAGGGGGTCACTCGTTAAAAGCTACAATAGTAGCTGCAAAAATTTTCAAGGAGCTTCATGTAGAAATACCGATAAAAAAACTGTTCCAAACACCTAATATTAAAAGCCTTGCAGATGATATACAGACCGTTCAAAAATCGAAATATGATCCAATAAAACCTTTAAACAAACAACAGTTTTACGCTACCTCACCTGCACAAAACAGACTGTTAGCCATCGCTAAATTGGATGAAAGCAGTGTGAATTACAATATTTCAGGGGCGTTTGTTATTAAAGGATCATTAGACAAATCTCGCTTTGAACAAGCTTTTCATTCACTTGTTCAAAGACATGAGTCGCTTAGAACTTCTTTTCAGTATATAGATTTTGAGGCAAAACAAATAATTAACGAAAAAATAAACTATAAAATTGAATTTTTAAAGGCTTCAGAAAGAGAATTGCCTATCATTTTTTCTCATTTTATCAAACCGTTTCACTTAGAAAGTACACCACTTTTTAGAGTAATGCTCATAGAATTTGAAAAAAATAAATATTTATTTTTAATAGATATTCACCATATTATTTCAGACGGTTACTCAGTTGACTTAATGATAGAAGACTTTGTCCAATTATATGAAGGAAAAGAATTGCCCGAGCTTCAAATTCAATATAAGGACTATGCGGCTTGGCAAAATAACTTTTTGGAATCTGAAAAGGTCCAAAGACAAGAACAATATTGGTTAAATCAATTTGCAGAAGAATATCCAGTGCTTCAATTGCCAACAGATTATAAACGGCCTTTAGTAAAAGGCTATGAAGGGGATAGTATTTCAGTCAAAATTGGAAAAGAGTTAATGAATAAAATGCGGCGAATCGCTGCTGAAAAAGGGACTACTCTGTTTATGCTATCGTTAGCTGCATACAATATACTGCTTGCAAAGTATAGTGATCAAGAAGATATTATTGTAGGGTCACCGATCTCTGGCCGAAATCATCCAGACGTAGAAAATATTATCGGAATGTTTGTCAATACGCTTGCACTTCGGAATTTTCCTAAAAAGGAAAAGACATTCTCTGAATTTCTCGAAGAGGTAAAACAATCGACATTGGATGCTTTTGAACATCAAGATTATCCGTTTGAAATGCTAGTAAAAAAATTAAATGTACCGCGTGACACTAGTCGCAATCCGCTTTTTGATACGATGTTTACTTTGCAACAATCAAGCAATTCCGAAGTAAGTATAGATGGATTACAATTTTCACCGTGGGAAATGGAAACGAATGTTTCTAAGTTTGATCTTTCGTTATATTTAACAGAAACAGAAGAAGGCTTACAAGCCCAATTTGAATACAGTACTGGGCTCTTTAAGAAAGAAAGTATCGAACGATTAAGTGAGCACTTTATCAAGATTTTAGAAACGATTGTTAAATCGCCTCATATAAGGCTAGCTGAAATCGAGATGTTAACAGACGAAGAAAAAAATTTGTTACTTTATGATTTCAATCAAACAGAATATGATCATCAAAATAAATTTTTATTGCATGAACTATTTGAGAAACAAGCAGAGCGAATACCTGATCAAGAAGCACTTCGCTTTGGTGACCGATCTATGACATATAAAGAATTGAACGAACAGGCAAATCAGCTTGCCAGAAAACTAAGAAAACAAGGCGTAAAAGCTGAGAGTCTAGTTAGTGTTGTCATGGATCGTTCGTTTGAGATGGTTAAGAGTGTTTTAGCGATTTTAAAAGCAGGCGGTGCATACTTGCCGATTGATCCACATCATCCTCGTAAGAGAATTGAAACGATAATGAAAGATAGTCGTACGTGCTTATTATTAACACAAGATAAGTATAAGGAAACACTTCGTGCTTATCATGAAAATATGATCGTTGTTGATGATCGTAAAGACGACGAAGAAGAAGTAACCGATTTGAATAGAGTGAACAATGGCGAACATTTAGCATATGTCATCTATACATCAGGTTCTACGGGAACCCCGAAGGGAGTAATGATCGAGCATCGGAATGTGTTAAATACATTATTAGGTTTACAGAGGAAGTTTCCAATTAATGATGGAGATGCATATTTATTAAAAGCACCTTTTATCTTTGATGCATCGGTAGTAGAATTATTCGGCTGGATGATTGCAGGAGGAAGGTTGGTCATTTTAGAACCAGAAATGGAAAAAGATCCAGCGGAAATATTTAGCGTTATCCAAAAAGAACAGGTAACACATGTCAATTTCGTGCCTTCTATGTTACAGGCATTTATCGACATGATTGCCGATGAACAATTAAAGGAATTAACGAACTTAAAATATATATTTATCGGTGGAGAAGCATTAACACCTAAATTAGCGAAATTAGCAAAAGAACTTTTGCCATATACACAATTATTTAATCTTTATGGTCCGACGGAAGCGTGTATTTACACGACGGGATATTCGTTAAATAATCATAATTTAGAAACTTCGATTCTACCAATTGGAAAACCGCTGCAAAATACAGAAGTTTATATCGTAAACAACGAAGATAAATTGCAGCCGATCGGAATTCCCGGTGAATTGTGTATATGCGGGAAAGGAGTAGCAAGAGGATATCTTTATGATCAAGAACGAACGAAGGAAAAGTTCATCGCTAATCCTTATAAAGAAAATGCAATCTTATATAAAACTGGTGATTTAGTAAGATGGCTGCCAAATGGGAATATCGAATATTTAGGAAGAAAGGATTTCCAAATCAAGATAAGAGGAAATCGTGTTGAAATCGGGGAAATCGAATATTGTTTAATGCAGCGTGAAGCAGTTCGTGAAGCAGTTGTGGTTGATAGGGAAGATAATCAAGGAAGAAAATATTTATGTGCATATATAGTGGCTGATGTCGAATGGAGTAATCGAGAATGGTCTCAGTATATGGCAGAGAAGCTTCCAGATTATATGATTCCAGCTCATTTTATCCATCTGGACAAAATGCCCTTATCGCCAAATGGCAAGCTAGATCGAAAAGCACTGCCAAAAGAAGAAACCTTTATAAATGAACAAGAATATGTCGCACCAAGAAACGAAGTTGAAAAGCAATTAGTACAAATTTGGTCAGAAGTATTAGCGATTGAAGGAAATAAGATCGGGGTTACCCATGACTTTTTTGAATTAGGCGGACATTCGTTAAATGCAATCACTTTATTAACAAAGATTAATGAGAAATTTAATAAAGAAATAAATTTGCGCGAAATATTTAGAATGTCAACGATCGAGTCGATGGCAGTTCATATTATTAAAAGTGAACAATTTATGCATAAGCCTATAGAAAAAGCTCCAAAGAAAGAATATTATCCACTTTCATACGTACAACAAAGGTTATTTATACTAGAACAAACGAAACAAATGGGGACAAGCTACAATATGCCGGTGTTATTAGAGATCGAAGGCGACTTGGATATCCATCGCCTAGAGGAAACATTAAATAAGCTCATAAAGCGGCATGAGGCGTTCCGTACTTCATTTCACTTTCTGAATGGGAAATTTGTACAAAGGGTACATTCGATGATCCCATTTTCACTAGAATACGAAGTGATGAGAGAATCTAATATCTATACTAATATAGAGAAGTTGATAGAACCTTTTGATTTGGAGAAAGCCCCATTAATAAGAGCTAAACTTTTTAAAGTAGGCGATGCAAAATTTATTCTTTGTTTGGATGTTCATCATATTGTTGCCGACGGATTTTCACTTCAAATTTTATTAAATGAAATTATCCGAATTTATGATGGAGAAAGACTTCCAGATAACTCCTTGCAATATAAAGATTATGCTGTTTGGCAACAGAGCAGTGATTTTAATAAGCAATTAAGAAAACAAGAAATGTATTGGCGCGATTTGTATAAAGGTGATATTCCAGTAGATACGATTCCGGTAGATTTTCCTAGAAGTAATTCTAGTTCTAATGGCAGAAAGGTTTTCTATTATCCAATGAATGAAGAAACGTCCAAAGGATTAATGAAAATATGTAAGGAGTATAAAACAACTTTATTTCAAACATTTTTTACTCTTTACACTATTTTAGTTTCTAAGTATACCAATTCAGATGATGTGATAATTGGAACTCCAACTGCTGGCAGAACACATGTAGATGTCGAGAATATTGTGGGAATGTTTGTAAATACGTTAGCTATTCGCAATCAGCCAAAGGCTGACATGACGTTTAAAGACTTTTTATACAAAGTGAAGGAAAATACGATGTTGGCGTTTGAGAATCAAGACTATCCATATGAAATGTTGTTAGAAAACCTTCAAGTTCATGATTTGATTCGTTCTCAAGGAATTATTAATACGATGTTTATTTATAAAGAGGATAAAATCAATCATAGTTTTTCTAACATCGCGGGTCTAAAGTTAAAAGAATATCCATATGAAAGCGGAAAAGCGAAATTTGATTTAACTGTTAATGCGATTAAAAGTGAGGATATTTTCAACCTGCATTTAGTATACAAGGACAATCTTTTTAAAGAAGAAACGATTAAACAAATGGCACAAAATATAGATTCGATTGCAAAACAAGTAGTTCAAGACATAAATATAAAAATTGCAAATATCAAAATCGAGAAAAATCAAACGGCTGAGGAGATTTCATTTCCGGAGGATTTAACGTTCTCGTTTTAA
- a CDS encoding non-ribosomal peptide synthetase, giving the protein MKVNTITQELPVDENAEKEKQYWVEKLSGDLEFSSFPPDLGLFKSELTANHPLRIPADVSNKINKISNNSNWGAFLIFVTTISVILQKYTRNNDILIGTTELKNTTDDLLLIRNTVSPHMTWKEILLNVKNTVNDAINNHKLSIMSLLKSMGTLNEKTEDDSFPVVINFKNLGEKKLKSNTRAKIAFHFQKNDEDSRMTGEIIYQKELYSSDFICNLAEQFMMTLDQLTNNPNHQVGDLNLVTEIEKEKLLKDFNNTTINFSHTKLLHELVEEQVQKCPDRVAIVFDESKITYRELNRRANRLAVLLREKGVSRNTLVGIIIKPGIEMAIGILSILKAGGAYIPIDPNYPKERKNSIIQDSGLDLLLMETEHRSKLDLNGEIIDLELLNKNTNNYDHLPSVNEENDLAYIIYTSGTTGTPKGVMIEHKSIVNNIVWRKNEYKLTENDCALQLFSFSFDGFVTSFFTPLVSGAQLILVKNDDVKNPPHLYKIIKSKKVTHFISTPSLYNSLLDEIDDGDELSLRIITLAGEEVTNSLLKKNSRKNVNVEIVNEYGPTENSVVTTAFRNLTYHSKFSIGKPIANNQIYILDEEQKLQPIGVPGELCISGASLAKGYVNNPKLTSEKFVFNPFLQGSLMYKTGDLARWLPDGNIEYLGRVDEQVKVRGFRIELKEIEHQLKEHQSIDEVVVTSAKDSKGSNFLCAYYISSEEINGSALRKFLEKRIPDFMIPSYFVKVDHFPLTINGKIDKKSLPEPTENISEQLNYKAPSNEIEEKLVTIWSQILNIDSKKKKIGILDNLFNLGMHSLKIASFVSRVYREFEISIPIHIIFQQPTVFEQAKYISQIEREKIYSIEKVEESKYYPLSSAQKRIYMLQSFNKYQTSYNMPKAMIIEGPLDEKRIEAAFQKLLLRHEALRTSFKVSNGNPVQQINHDTSIEMNVVNLKDEKLSDLVSNFIRPFDLLNDQLIRLKLVKLKKNKYLFLIDIHHIISDGYSINLMVNEFVQLYEGKELPELRFQYKDYAAWQNNLLKSERIEKQEQYWLNQFAEEYPVLQLPTDYKRPLVKGYEGDSISVNIGKELTNKMQRIAAEKGTTLFMFSLAAYNILLAKYSDQEDIIVGSPISGRNHPDVENIIGMFVNTLALRNFPKKEKTFSEFLDEVKQSTLDAFKHQDYPFEMLVNKLKVQRDTSRNPLFDTMFSLQESSYSEVSIDGLQFSSWEMETNVSKFDLSLFLTETEEGLQAHFEYSTELFKKESIKRLSEHFIKILETIVKSPHIRLAEIEMLTDEEKSLLLCDFNQTEYDHQNKFLLHELFEKQAERMPDQEALRFGDRSMTYKELNEQANQLARKLRKQGVKAESLVSVVMDRSFEMVKSVLAILKAGGAYLPIDPHHPRKRIETIMKDSRTLLIINTR; this is encoded by the coding sequence ATGAAAGTAAATACGATTACACAAGAATTACCCGTAGATGAAAATGCTGAGAAAGAGAAACAATACTGGGTGGAAAAATTATCGGGAGATCTAGAATTTAGTAGTTTTCCACCGGATTTAGGACTATTTAAAAGTGAGTTAACAGCGAACCATCCTCTTAGAATTCCAGCAGATGTCAGCAATAAAATTAACAAAATTAGCAACAATTCTAATTGGGGTGCTTTCTTAATTTTTGTTACGACAATTAGTGTTATTTTACAAAAGTATACACGAAATAACGATATATTAATTGGTACAACGGAATTAAAAAACACTACAGACGATCTATTATTAATTAGAAATACAGTATCACCTCATATGACGTGGAAAGAGATTCTCTTAAATGTAAAAAACACAGTAAATGATGCGATTAACAATCATAAACTCTCTATTATGTCGTTATTAAAATCGATGGGTACACTAAACGAAAAGACAGAGGATGATTCTTTTCCTGTAGTGATCAATTTTAAAAATCTGGGAGAAAAAAAATTAAAAAGTAATACGCGAGCTAAAATTGCCTTTCATTTTCAAAAAAATGATGAAGACAGCCGCATGACTGGAGAAATTATTTACCAGAAAGAATTATATAGCAGTGACTTTATTTGTAATTTAGCTGAGCAGTTTATGATGACATTAGATCAACTTACAAATAACCCAAATCATCAGGTTGGCGATTTGAATTTAGTTACAGAAATAGAAAAAGAGAAATTACTAAAAGATTTTAACAATACGACAATAAATTTTAGTCATACGAAGCTGTTACATGAATTGGTAGAAGAACAAGTACAAAAATGTCCGGACAGAGTTGCGATCGTATTTGATGAAAGCAAAATCACTTATCGTGAACTTAATAGACGAGCAAATCGATTGGCTGTTTTATTACGTGAAAAGGGAGTTTCCCGAAATACTTTAGTCGGGATTATCATTAAGCCAGGCATCGAAATGGCAATTGGAATATTAAGTATTTTAAAAGCAGGCGGTGCTTATATTCCAATCGACCCTAATTATCCTAAAGAACGAAAAAACTCTATTATTCAAGATAGCGGTTTAGACTTATTGTTAATGGAAACGGAACATAGAAGTAAATTGGATTTGAATGGGGAAATAATAGATCTTGAATTATTAAATAAAAATACAAATAACTATGATCATTTGCCATCAGTTAATGAAGAAAATGATCTAGCCTATATCATCTATACATCTGGAACTACTGGTACACCAAAAGGAGTAATGATTGAACATAAAAGTATTGTAAATAACATTGTCTGGAGAAAAAATGAATACAAACTAACAGAAAATGATTGTGCACTTCAGCTTTTCTCTTTCTCATTTGATGGATTTGTAACGAGTTTTTTTACACCACTTGTCTCAGGTGCACAATTAATACTCGTAAAAAATGATGATGTTAAAAATCCACCTCATTTATATAAAATAATTAAATCAAAAAAAGTTACACATTTTATTAGTACACCATCGCTTTATAATAGTCTGTTAGATGAGATCGATGATGGCGATGAATTAAGTTTAAGAATTATTACTTTAGCTGGAGAGGAAGTCACAAATAGTCTGCTGAAAAAAAATTCTCGAAAAAATGTAAATGTAGAAATCGTCAATGAATATGGGCCAACCGAGAATAGTGTCGTTACAACTGCTTTTCGCAATTTAACGTATCATTCTAAATTTTCTATAGGGAAGCCGATTGCAAACAATCAAATTTATATTTTAGATGAAGAACAAAAACTGCAACCCATTGGTGTACCCGGTGAATTATGTATTTCGGGGGCGTCTCTTGCAAAAGGATATGTAAATAATCCAAAATTAACATCTGAAAAGTTTGTATTTAATCCATTTTTGCAAGGCAGTTTAATGTATAAAACTGGTGATCTTGCACGGTGGTTACCAGACGGGAACATAGAATATTTAGGAAGAGTCGACGAACAGGTAAAAGTTAGAGGGTTTAGGATTGAACTTAAAGAAATTGAACATCAATTAAAGGAACATCAATCTATTGATGAAGTTGTTGTTACATCCGCTAAAGATTCGAAAGGGTCAAACTTTTTATGTGCATATTATATTTCATCAGAAGAAATCAATGGATCAGCATTACGAAAATTTCTTGAAAAAAGAATCCCAGATTTCATGATCCCTAGTTATTTTGTTAAGGTTGATCATTTTCCATTAACGATAAACGGAAAGATAGATAAGAAATCTCTCCCAGAACCGACGGAAAATATAAGTGAACAATTGAACTATAAAGCACCTAGCAATGAAATCGAAGAAAAATTGGTTACAATATGGAGTCAAATTCTTAATATTGATAGTAAAAAAAAAAAAATTGGTATATTAGATAATCTTTTTAATTTAGGGATGCATTCTTTAAAAATCGCTTCGTTCGTATCAAGAGTATATCGGGAATTTGAAATCTCTATTCCGATACATATTATTTTTCAACAACCAACAGTATTCGAGCAAGCAAAATATATTTCCCAAATCGAAAGAGAAAAGATCTATTCAATCGAAAAAGTAGAAGAAAGTAAATATTATCCGCTTTCTTCCGCACAAAAAAGAATTTATATGCTACAATCATTTAATAAATACCAAACGAGTTATAATATGCCAAAAGCGATGATTATCGAAGGTCCTCTCGATGAAAAGCGCATTGAAGCTGCATTTCAAAAGTTATTGCTTAGACATGAAGCTTTAAGAACATCTTTTAAAGTATCCAATGGAAATCCTGTTCAACAGATTAATCACGATACTTCCATTGAAATGAATGTAGTGAATCTAAAGGATGAAAAATTATCTGACTTAGTTTCTAATTTTATTAGACCATTTGATTTACTTAACGATCAATTAATAAGATTAAAACTAGTTAAGCTTAAAAAAAATAAATATTTATTTTTAATAGATATTCACCATATTATTTCAGACGGCTACTCTATTAACTTAATGGTAAATGAATTTGTTCAATTATATGAAGGAAAAGAGTTGCCAGAGCTTCGATTTCAATATAAGGACTATGCGGCTTGGCAAAATAATCTTTTGAAATCTGAAAGGATCGAAAAACAAGAACAATATTGGTTAAATCAATTTGCAGAAGAATATCCAGTGCTTCAATTGCCAACAGATTATAAACGGCCTTTAGTAAAAGGCTATGAAGGGGATAGTATTTCAGTCAATATTGGAAAAGAGTTAACGAATAAAATGCAGCGAATTGCTGCTGAAAAAGGGACTACTCTGTTTATGTTTTCGTTAGCTGCATACAATATACTGCTTGCAAAGTACAGTGATCAAGAAGATATTATTGTAGGGTCACCGATCTCTGGCCGAAATCATCCAGACGTAGAAAATATTATCGGAATGTTTGTCAACACCCTTGCACTTCGGAATTTTCCTAAAAAGGAAAAAACATTTTCCGAATTTCTCGACGAAGTAAAACAATCGACGTTGGATGCTTTTAAACACCAAGATTATCCATTTGAAATGTTAGTAAATAAACTTAAAGTACAGCGTGACACTAGTCGCAATCCGCTTTTTGATACGATGTTTTCATTGCAAGAATCAAGCTATTCCGAAGTAAGTATAGATGGATTACAATTTTCATCGTGGGAAATGGAAACGAATGTTTCTAAGTTTGACCTTTCGTTATTTTTAACAGAAACGGAAGAAGGCTTACAAGCCCATTTTGAATATAGTACCGAGCTCTTTAAGAAAGAAAGTATCAAGCGATTAAGTGAGCACTTTATCAAGATTTTAGAAACGATTGTTAAATCGCCTCATATAAGGCTAGCTGAAATCGAGATGTTAACAGACGAAGAAAAAAGTTTGTTACTTTGTGATTTCAATCAAACAGAATATGACCATCAAAATAAATTTTTATTGCATGAACTATTTGAGAAACAAGCAGAGCGAATGCCTGATCAAGAAGCACTTCGCTTTGGTGACCGATCTATGACATATAAAGAATTGAATGAACAGGCAAATCAGCTTGCCAGAAAACTAAGAAAACAAGGCGTAAAAGCTGAGAGTCTAGTTAGTGTTGTCATGGATCGTTCATTTGAGATGGTTAAGAGTGTTTTAGCGATTTTAAAAGCAGGCGGTGCATACTTGCCGATTGATCCACATCATCCTCGTAAGAGAATTGAAACGATAATGAAAGATAGTCGTACGTTGCTTATTATTAACACAAGATAA